One window from the genome of Williamwhitmania sp. encodes:
- a CDS encoding sodium ion-translocating decarboxylase subunit beta, translated as MENSTGFFTFLHNNLLQFLSYTAFANLTLGHLIMITVGLLFIYLAISKEYEPLLLIPIGFGIIIGNIPFAAGFKIGIYEEGSVLNYLYFGVSQGLYPPLIFLGIGAMTDFSALISNPKLVLIGAAAQLGIFGAYMAALHLGFSPAESGAIGIIGGADGPTAIFLSSKLAPDLMGAIAVSAYSYMALVPVIQPPIMKLLTTRKERVIRMKPPRQVSQLEKILFPIIGLLLTTFMVPSGLPLLGMLFFGNMLKESGVTKRLADTAKGPLIDIVTILIGLTVGASTQATSFLTPKSVGIFALGAASFIVATFGGVMFVKIFNLFLKEGNKINPLIGNAGVSAVPDSARVSQVVGLQYDKTNYLLMHAMGPNVAGVIGSAVAAGILLSFLG; from the coding sequence ATGGAAAACTCAACTGGCTTTTTTACGTTCCTCCACAACAACCTGCTTCAATTCTTATCCTACACTGCATTTGCCAATTTAACCTTGGGCCATCTGATAATGATTACGGTGGGGTTGCTGTTTATATACCTAGCAATTTCGAAGGAGTATGAGCCCTTGCTTCTCATCCCCATTGGGTTTGGGATAATAATCGGGAATATTCCGTTTGCTGCTGGATTTAAAATTGGAATCTACGAGGAAGGGAGTGTCCTCAACTACCTCTACTTTGGTGTTTCGCAAGGGCTATATCCACCATTGATATTCTTGGGTATTGGGGCCATGACTGACTTTAGCGCCCTCATCTCCAACCCTAAGCTGGTGCTCATTGGCGCAGCAGCTCAGCTCGGTATCTTCGGCGCATATATGGCGGCATTGCATCTTGGCTTTAGCCCGGCAGAGTCGGGTGCTATTGGTATCATTGGCGGTGCCGATGGTCCAACGGCAATCTTCCTCTCATCTAAGCTCGCACCCGATCTGATGGGGGCAATTGCCGTCTCGGCATACTCATACATGGCGCTGGTTCCGGTTATTCAACCACCCATTATGAAGTTGCTTACTACCAGAAAAGAGCGGGTTATACGAATGAAACCACCACGTCAGGTATCGCAGCTGGAGAAGATTCTCTTCCCAATTATCGGGCTGCTGCTTACCACATTTATGGTTCCATCGGGATTACCCCTTCTCGGTATGCTTTTCTTTGGCAACATGCTCAAAGAAAGCGGGGTAACTAAGCGCCTTGCCGATACTGCAAAGGGACCGCTTATCGACATTGTTACCATTCTAATTGGGCTAACAGTGGGAGCATCCACCCAGGCTACCTCCTTCCTCACCCCAAAGAGCGTTGGTATATTTGCGCTTGGTGCAGCATCATTCATAGTTGCAACCTTTGGTGGAGTAATGTTTGTGAAAATATTCAACCTTTTCCTTAAGGAGGGCAACAAGATTAACCCGCTAATTGGTAACGCCGGCGTTTCGGCCGTGCCCGATAGCGCTCGTGTATCGCAGGTGGTTGGTTTGCAGTACGACAAGACCAACTACTTACTGATGCATGCTATGGGACCCAATGTTGCCGGTGTAATTGGAAGTGCCGTTGCAGCTGGTATCCTGCTCAGCTTCTTGGGATAA
- a CDS encoding biotin/lipoyl-containing protein, with protein sequence MNEFKFKINGSEYNVNITNVEGNLAELEVNGTPYKVEIDKELKQSKTPKLVRTVAVPSTDSHPSVAKTQSPGKATAGAIKSPLPGVILDVVVKAGDFVKLGQKILVLEAMKMENNIDSDKEGHIKEVKVSKGDSVLEGDVLIIIGD encoded by the coding sequence ATGAACGAGTTCAAATTCAAAATAAATGGGAGTGAGTATAACGTTAACATCACTAACGTAGAAGGTAATCTTGCCGAGCTTGAAGTTAACGGAACTCCATACAAAGTTGAAATAGACAAGGAGCTGAAACAATCCAAAACGCCCAAGCTTGTTCGCACAGTGGCCGTTCCATCCACCGATTCACATCCTTCGGTAGCTAAAACCCAAAGCCCTGGAAAAGCAACTGCAGGAGCCATTAAGTCTCCACTACCGGGAGTTATCCTCGATGTGGTTGTTAAGGCTGGAGACTTCGTAAAATTGGGCCAGAAAATTCTCGTCCTCGAGGCCATGAAAATGGAAAACAACATTGACTCCGACAAGGAAGGCCATATTAAAGAGGTTAAAGTAAGTAAGGGTGATTCTGTTCTGGAAGGTGATGTATTAATTATCATAGGGGATTAA
- a CDS encoding OadG family transporter subunit yields the protein MMIKLKRFVFLLGIVAMAQGGFAQSAKDLKINEVLLINKTSYLDNFGDRSAWIEIFNTAYNKVNIAGCYLTDDLNNPKKYRIAKSDPNTVIPTRAFTIFFVDDKTTHGTFHTNFVLDSTSRFIALFDVNGRTLIDSMTLPPMKADVSYGRYTDGGAKLAFLKQNTPMATNFTDEVVPAGTRFASADPYGFGMTVTAMSVVFFALILLYLVFKQVGKRNIRAQRVKNAGAATGSLESAEVSGEVFAAISAALYLYETEQHDQESAILTINRVAKSYSPWSSKLYGLTQTPQKQNRKPEFNR from the coding sequence ATGATGATAAAACTGAAAAGGTTTGTGTTTCTCTTAGGGATAGTAGCCATGGCCCAAGGAGGATTTGCCCAGAGCGCAAAGGACCTAAAAATAAATGAGGTGCTGCTCATCAACAAGACCAGCTACCTCGATAATTTTGGGGACAGGAGCGCGTGGATCGAGATTTTTAACACCGCCTACAACAAGGTAAACATTGCTGGTTGCTACCTGACGGACGATTTGAACAATCCCAAAAAATATAGAATAGCCAAGTCGGATCCCAATACGGTGATTCCTACCCGTGCATTCACTATCTTTTTTGTCGATGACAAAACAACCCATGGGACATTCCATACAAACTTTGTGCTCGACTCCACATCGCGGTTCATTGCCCTGTTCGACGTAAATGGAAGAACGCTAATTGACAGTATGACCCTACCACCAATGAAGGCCGACGTTTCCTATGGAAGGTATACCGATGGTGGGGCTAAACTCGCCTTCCTTAAGCAAAATACGCCAATGGCGACCAACTTTACCGATGAGGTTGTCCCAGCAGGAACTAGATTTGCGTCCGCTGATCCGTATGGGTTTGGCATGACTGTTACAGCAATGTCTGTTGTATTCTTTGCCTTAATCCTTCTCTACTTAGTATTCAAGCAGGTTGGGAAGAGAAACATTAGAGCGCAACGAGTTAAGAATGCTGGAGCTGCTACTGGTAGTTTGGAATCTGCCGAAGTTTCAGGTGAGGTGTTTGCTGCAATTTCAGCTGCACTCTACCTATACGAAACGGAACAGCACGATCAAGAATCGGCCATACTCACCATAAACCGAGTAGCAAAGTCATACTCTCCATGGAGTTCTAAACTCTACGGTCTCACGCAGACCCCTCAGAAACAAAACCGTAAACCCGAATTTAATCGCTAG
- a CDS encoding acyl-CoA carboxylase subunit beta, with translation MSSNQEKIKELIDLRERAKLGGGPKRIEAQHKKGKYTARERIEMLVDEGSFEEFDMFVSHRCIDFGLEKESYLSDGVVTGYGTIDGRLIYIFSQDFTVFGGSLSEMYAAKICKIMDMAMKVGAPVIGINDSGGARIQEGVKSLGGYAEIFQRNILASGVIPQISAIFGPCAGGAVYSPALTDFIIMSKDTSYMFVTGPKVVKTVTGEDVTQEQLGGATVHATKSGVSHFVAENEEEGILLIRKLLSYLPQNNMEEPPVVPCTDPIDRLDDSLNEVIPESPNKPYDILDVIHSIADNGEFLEVHRDFAPNIVVGFSRFNGVSVGIVANQPKYMAGVLDINASRKAARFVRFCDAFNIPIVTLVDVPGFLPGTGQEYGGIILHGAKLLFAYGEATVPKITIILRKAYGGAYDVMSSKHLRGDLNYAWPAAEIAVMGPKGAIEVLLSRELSNIDDEKAKVQMLIDKEQEYREKFANPYVAAKFGYIDDVIEPRNTRFRIIRALQALATKKDVNPPKKHCNLPL, from the coding sequence ATGAGTAGCAACCAGGAAAAAATCAAGGAATTAATCGACCTCCGGGAAAGAGCCAAACTTGGTGGTGGACCAAAGCGAATTGAAGCCCAACATAAAAAGGGTAAGTATACCGCTCGCGAGCGCATTGAAATGCTTGTTGACGAAGGTAGCTTCGAAGAGTTCGACATGTTTGTATCCCACCGCTGTATCGACTTTGGCCTAGAAAAGGAAAGTTACCTTTCCGATGGAGTTGTAACCGGTTATGGTACAATTGATGGCCGACTGATCTACATTTTCTCCCAGGACTTTACAGTATTTGGAGGATCACTCTCCGAAATGTATGCAGCTAAAATCTGCAAAATTATGGACATGGCCATGAAGGTTGGTGCCCCTGTAATTGGTATCAACGACTCTGGCGGAGCCCGTATCCAAGAGGGAGTAAAGAGTTTGGGTGGTTATGCTGAGATTTTCCAACGTAATATTCTTGCCTCTGGCGTTATCCCTCAAATATCTGCCATATTTGGCCCATGTGCTGGTGGAGCAGTTTACTCCCCTGCCCTTACCGACTTTATTATTATGAGTAAGGATACCAGCTACATGTTTGTAACTGGTCCAAAGGTTGTAAAGACAGTAACCGGCGAGGATGTAACCCAGGAGCAGCTTGGAGGAGCCACTGTTCATGCCACCAAATCCGGCGTTTCCCACTTTGTTGCCGAAAATGAAGAGGAAGGCATTCTTCTTATCCGAAAACTACTCAGCTACCTGCCTCAAAACAATATGGAGGAGCCACCAGTAGTTCCATGCACCGACCCTATCGACCGGCTCGATGATTCACTTAACGAAGTGATTCCAGAAAGCCCTAATAAGCCATACGATATCCTCGACGTAATTCACTCCATTGCCGATAACGGCGAATTTTTGGAAGTACATCGCGACTTTGCACCAAACATTGTTGTTGGTTTTTCAAGATTTAACGGCGTTAGCGTTGGTATAGTGGCCAACCAGCCAAAATATATGGCAGGGGTGCTCGATATTAATGCCTCTCGCAAGGCAGCACGTTTCGTTCGCTTCTGCGATGCCTTCAACATACCAATTGTAACGCTGGTGGATGTTCCTGGATTCCTTCCCGGTACCGGTCAGGAGTATGGTGGCATTATTTTGCACGGTGCAAAGCTGCTCTTTGCCTATGGTGAAGCAACCGTGCCAAAAATCACCATCATCCTTCGTAAGGCATACGGTGGAGCATACGACGTTATGAGCTCAAAGCACCTTCGAGGTGACCTAAACTATGCTTGGCCTGCTGCCGAAATTGCAGTTATGGGCCCTAAAGGTGCCATTGAAGTTCTGCTAAGCCGTGAGCTCAGCAACATCGACGATGAGAAGGCAAAGGTTCAGATGCTCATAGATAAGGAGCAGGAATACCGCGAAAAATTTGCCAACCCATACGTGGCCGCTAAGTTTGGCTACATCGACGATGTGATTGAACCGCGTAATACACGTTTCCGTATTATAAGGGCGCTTCAAGCACTAGCCACTAAAAAGGATGTTAATCCGCCTAAGAAGCACTGCAACTTGCCACTCTAA
- the mce gene encoding methylmalonyl-CoA epimerase, with translation MKPTHIEHIGIAVKSLELAIPYWENVLGLQCYSVEEVKDQKVKTAFFMVGQTKIELLESTDPEGPIGKFIEKKGEGIHHMAFAVEGIESALADVESKGIQLIDKTPRHGAEGLTIAFLHPKSTFGVLTELCEDKNKK, from the coding sequence ATGAAACCAACTCATATTGAACACATCGGTATCGCCGTAAAGAGCCTTGAACTGGCTATCCCCTATTGGGAAAATGTTTTGGGTCTCCAATGCTATAGCGTTGAAGAGGTTAAGGACCAAAAGGTAAAAACAGCCTTTTTTATGGTTGGCCAAACAAAGATTGAGCTGCTAGAGTCTACCGATCCCGAAGGCCCAATTGGCAAGTTCATTGAGAAAAAAGGTGAAGGAATTCACCACATGGCTTTTGCCGTAGAGGGAATTGAAAGTGCGCTCGCCGATGTTGAGAGCAAAGGCATACAGCTAATTGACAAGACCCCACGCCATGGTGCCGAAGGCTTAACCATTGCCTTTCTCCATCCAAAGTCAACCTTTGGTGTGCTCACCGAACTGTGTGAGGACAAGAATAAGAAATAA
- a CDS encoding sulfatase-like hydrolase/transferase encodes MRHYLYHQRLLLLRFLLLLSAFTISRLFFYLLNIHNFELATFSDAFWLFVAGIRFDLSAALYLNLLFFIMHLIPGRFKDLNGYQLFLKLYFVIVNGLALATNFVDSKFYDFEHKRLTSDIFSSVWLGNDFKNMLPQFIKDYWYIFLAWIALVFLLWILYPRAKRKHTPGVVTSISYIWQTVLALIIMGLGVLSARGGLQMKPLRIITAATYTSAQNVALVLNSPFTILQTLKKKEISGRIYFKNKADILSYYNPVQQFDTTSARWKKPNVVIFILESFSSEYTGFFGAEGDYTPFLDSIAAHSWAFQNAYANGKRSIEAVPSILASIPALMDDPFITTRYGSNRINTLPEFLGEMGYNSSFFHGGHNGTMGFDTFAADAGIQKYYGKNEYTGPDAEDGGWGIYDEEFLQYFSKMLTTFKQPFFSAVFTLSSHHPYTVPDRYTGVFPTGKLPILQTIAYADYSIRRFFEAAKKTSWYNHTLFIFTADHTAQPMGEYYGNKVGNYDIPIMFYYPGDSTFHGVSYTVAQQADIMPSVLQLVGCKRPFVGYGTSLFDSTAQHFAVNYISGIYQLIDGNFDLQFNGEKALALYNYRKDSLLKNNLLKALPDTANLMENRLKAIIQGYEQNLDKNTLYVKDTLK; translated from the coding sequence ATGCGACATTACCTCTACCACCAGCGGCTACTATTATTGCGATTTCTTCTATTGCTTTCTGCCTTCACTATATCGCGATTGTTCTTCTACCTACTTAATATTCACAACTTTGAATTGGCCACCTTTAGCGACGCATTTTGGCTTTTTGTAGCTGGTATTAGGTTTGACCTTTCCGCTGCCCTCTACCTGAACCTTCTGTTCTTCATCATGCATCTGATTCCTGGCCGATTTAAGGATTTGAACGGCTATCAGCTCTTTCTAAAACTTTACTTTGTTATCGTAAATGGACTGGCACTTGCCACCAACTTTGTCGATTCCAAATTTTATGATTTTGAGCACAAGCGGCTAACCTCCGATATTTTCTCCTCCGTATGGCTGGGTAACGACTTCAAAAACATGCTCCCCCAGTTTATAAAGGACTACTGGTATATTTTTCTTGCGTGGATAGCGCTAGTGTTTCTGCTGTGGATATTGTATCCTAGGGCTAAACGGAAACATACTCCCGGAGTAGTTACCTCCATCAGCTATATATGGCAAACTGTTCTGGCATTAATTATTATGGGACTAGGAGTGCTATCCGCTCGTGGTGGATTGCAAATGAAGCCATTGCGAATAATTACCGCCGCAACTTATACTTCGGCTCAGAATGTTGCCCTTGTCTTAAACTCGCCATTTACCATATTGCAAACGCTGAAGAAGAAGGAGATTTCGGGACGGATATATTTTAAAAACAAGGCCGATATTCTTTCGTACTATAACCCAGTGCAGCAATTTGATACTACCTCTGCTCGTTGGAAAAAACCTAATGTGGTCATCTTCATACTTGAGAGTTTCTCCAGTGAGTATACCGGTTTCTTTGGAGCAGAAGGTGATTACACTCCATTCTTGGATTCTATTGCTGCCCACAGCTGGGCGTTTCAAAATGCCTATGCCAACGGTAAGCGCTCCATTGAGGCAGTACCCTCCATTTTGGCATCAATTCCAGCACTTATGGACGATCCGTTTATTACGACTCGATACGGCTCCAATAGAATAAACACTTTACCTGAATTTTTAGGAGAGATGGGCTACAACTCCTCCTTCTTTCATGGCGGGCATAATGGCACAATGGGTTTCGACACTTTTGCAGCCGACGCCGGTATTCAAAAGTATTATGGCAAGAATGAGTATACTGGCCCCGATGCCGAGGACGGTGGCTGGGGCATTTACGACGAGGAGTTTCTGCAGTACTTTTCAAAGATGTTGACCACTTTCAAGCAACCATTCTTTTCTGCAGTATTTACGCTTTCGTCCCACCACCCCTACACGGTTCCCGATAGGTATACAGGAGTATTTCCAACGGGAAAGCTTCCAATTCTGCAGACAATTGCCTACGCTGATTACTCCATTCGCCGCTTTTTTGAAGCAGCAAAGAAAACCAGCTGGTATAACCACACCCTCTTTATTTTTACTGCCGACCACACTGCTCAGCCAATGGGAGAATATTATGGCAATAAAGTTGGGAACTACGATATTCCAATTATGTTTTACTATCCCGGTGATTCTACATTTCATGGGGTAAGCTATACCGTGGCCCAGCAGGCCGATATTATGCCATCGGTGTTGCAGCTGGTTGGTTGTAAAAGACCTTTTGTTGGCTACGGAACCTCTCTTTTCGATTCCACTGCCCAGCATTTTGCCGTTAACTATATAAGTGGAATTTACCAGCTGATTGATGGTAATTTTGACCTTCAGTTTAATGGAGAGAAGGCGCTTGCTCTATACAACTATCGCAAGGATAGCTTATTGAAAAACAATTTGTTAAAAGCACTACCCGATACGGCCAACCTGATGGAGAACCGCCTTAAGGCCATCATACAGGGCTACGAGCAGAACTTGGATAAGAACACGCTTTATGTTAAGGATACCTTGAAGTAG
- a CDS encoding glycoside hydrolase family 3 N-terminal domain-containing protein, giving the protein MRKYLSAALLLTLLSSKLLLAGNRPTTSLNPSPIPFQLNSMAANHWVDSVMATMTLDEKIAQLFMVAGYSAKSQDNSAEVLQLIKKYGIGGVIFFQGGPKAQINITNRLQKASKIPLLIGMDAEWGPSMRLDSTIRYPRQMMLGALHNDSLIYFMGKDIAHQLRLLGVQIDFAPVADVNSNPNNPVINTRSFGENKLLDSKKAIAYMHGLQDNGVLACAKHFPGHGDTDQDSHETLPTVPFPKSRLDTLELYPFKQLFDAGVASVMVAHLKVPALEDGRKVPTSLSHQVVTDLLQDSLGFKGIIFTDALNMKGVSEYRKPRRVNVMALEAGNDVLLFPSEIPESIAKIKRFVNRGRIPLADLEAKCRKVLAAKYYTGLNRFTPIDTTNIINNLNTTESELLKRRISKESVTVVSNKNNFIPMQRLDTLSIAYLEIDPGMGSAFLKMLQNYTKITPFSIARDSYQGRIDSIRQQLQKYNTIIVGYHNMDARPQFNFGIRTEMVNLIEELSATHKVVLCLFGSPYALMKFPATSLPNTIVIGYDNSNEIQDMTAQVLMGGIGAQGKLPVSAGELFPSGLGITTTGGVRVSYVLPEEAGISAAALQRVDSIANLAITSGATPGCQIYASVNGKVFLNKGYGRQTYSSNDTPITPNTLYDVASVTKVVSTLPVIMRLEEQGKLSLTDSLGKFVSLAPNNTKNKILLWQLLTHQAGLKEYVPYQLDYLTTMRPGDSVFSNAISDTFAIKVGQSKYLNLYSQLNPTLFSHHFSPQFPIPIAQNLFSVDGLKDSIYRKIDNCPTFNDNQYRYSDHGFIYLQRIAENITRQSLDNLAAQYFYKPLGMDFTGYCAGEKYPLDSIAPTEYDLIYRKQIVRGFVHDPTASLLGGISGNAGIFSNANDLGKILQAFLNYGSYGKQQLLDSATISLFTAQYSPGNRRGLGWDKPETDTSKANPVGPTPSPQSYGHSGFTGTLVWVDPVTKLVYVFLSNRVYPDAENTKLAKMNIRTDILEELEKAIKK; this is encoded by the coding sequence ATGCGTAAATATCTCAGTGCTGCTCTGCTCCTTACACTCCTATCGTCCAAACTCCTTCTTGCTGGCAACCGACCCACGACCAGCCTAAATCCAAGTCCAATTCCCTTTCAGCTAAATTCAATGGCGGCAAACCATTGGGTCGATTCTGTAATGGCCACAATGACCCTGGATGAAAAAATTGCCCAGCTTTTTATGGTCGCTGGATATTCGGCAAAAAGCCAAGACAATTCTGCTGAAGTTCTTCAGTTAATTAAAAAATACGGCATCGGAGGCGTTATCTTTTTCCAAGGTGGACCCAAAGCCCAAATCAATATCACTAATCGACTCCAGAAAGCTTCAAAAATTCCACTACTCATTGGCATGGATGCCGAATGGGGACCATCAATGCGATTAGACAGTACCATTCGCTACCCACGTCAAATGATGCTCGGCGCGCTGCACAACGACAGCCTCATCTATTTCATGGGAAAGGATATTGCTCACCAATTAAGACTATTGGGAGTCCAAATAGACTTTGCTCCTGTGGCCGACGTGAATAGCAACCCCAATAACCCGGTAATTAACACCCGGTCTTTTGGTGAGAATAAGCTTCTAGACAGCAAAAAGGCAATTGCCTATATGCATGGACTTCAGGATAACGGGGTACTTGCCTGCGCAAAGCACTTTCCGGGTCATGGCGACACCGACCAGGATTCACACGAAACGTTGCCAACAGTTCCATTCCCAAAATCTAGGCTGGACACGTTGGAACTTTACCCTTTCAAGCAGCTCTTCGATGCTGGAGTGGCCTCGGTGATGGTAGCCCACTTAAAAGTTCCAGCCTTGGAAGATGGAAGAAAGGTACCTACCTCTCTCTCCCACCAGGTGGTGACCGACCTGCTTCAGGACTCCCTTGGCTTTAAGGGCATCATTTTTACCGATGCGCTCAACATGAAAGGTGTGAGTGAATACCGAAAGCCGCGCAGGGTAAACGTTATGGCGCTTGAAGCCGGGAATGACGTTCTCCTATTTCCTAGCGAGATTCCTGAAAGCATAGCCAAAATAAAACGGTTTGTGAATAGGGGGCGAATTCCGCTTGCCGACCTTGAGGCAAAATGCCGCAAGGTATTAGCTGCTAAATACTATACTGGCCTTAACAGATTTACGCCCATTGACACGACCAACATTATCAACAACCTGAATACCACCGAATCGGAGTTGCTCAAGCGCAGGATTTCTAAAGAGTCTGTCACAGTTGTAAGCAACAAAAACAACTTTATTCCAATGCAACGGCTCGATACTCTTTCGATTGCCTACCTCGAAATTGACCCTGGCATGGGAAGCGCTTTTCTTAAAATGCTACAGAACTACACCAAGATAACTCCGTTTAGCATTGCGCGAGATTCCTATCAAGGAAGGATTGACTCCATCAGGCAGCAACTACAGAAATACAACACAATTATAGTTGGATACCATAACATGGATGCCCGACCCCAGTTTAACTTTGGTATTCGTACCGAGATGGTTAATCTTATTGAGGAATTATCTGCAACTCATAAGGTTGTTCTCTGCCTTTTCGGTTCACCCTATGCGCTCATGAAGTTTCCAGCAACATCGCTACCAAACACCATTGTGATTGGCTACGACAATAGCAACGAAATTCAGGATATGACAGCACAGGTGCTGATGGGAGGCATTGGAGCACAGGGTAAGTTGCCGGTATCAGCAGGAGAATTGTTCCCATCGGGCCTTGGAATTACAACAACTGGTGGTGTAAGGGTTAGCTATGTGCTGCCAGAAGAGGCAGGCATTTCTGCTGCTGCACTTCAGCGGGTAGATTCAATTGCAAATTTGGCCATTACTTCTGGAGCAACACCCGGTTGCCAAATCTATGCCTCCGTCAACGGAAAAGTATTCCTGAATAAGGGGTATGGCAGGCAAACATACAGTAGTAACGACACCCCTATCACTCCAAATACGCTGTACGACGTTGCCTCTGTAACCAAGGTGGTATCAACCCTACCGGTTATTATGCGGCTGGAAGAACAGGGTAAACTCTCCCTTACCGATTCACTTGGAAAATTTGTGAGCCTTGCACCCAACAATACAAAAAACAAAATTCTTCTTTGGCAGCTGCTTACCCATCAGGCGGGACTAAAGGAGTATGTTCCTTACCAACTTGACTACCTAACCACCATGCGGCCTGGAGATTCTGTTTTTAGCAATGCCATAAGCGACACATTTGCCATCAAGGTTGGACAGTCAAAATATTTAAACCTCTACTCCCAGCTAAATCCTACACTTTTTAGCCACCATTTTAGTCCTCAATTTCCAATCCCAATTGCACAAAATCTCTTTTCGGTTGATGGACTTAAGGATAGCATTTACCGAAAGATAGACAACTGCCCCACATTTAACGACAATCAATACCGCTACAGCGACCATGGGTTTATCTACCTTCAACGCATTGCCGAAAATATTACACGGCAATCGCTAGATAACCTTGCAGCGCAATATTTCTATAAACCATTGGGAATGGACTTTACCGGTTACTGTGCCGGGGAAAAATACCCCCTCGATAGCATTGCCCCAACAGAATATGACCTTATATATAGGAAACAAATTGTGCGTGGTTTCGTGCACGACCCCACTGCCTCATTGCTTGGTGGCATTTCGGGAAATGCAGGAATATTTAGCAATGCTAACGACCTAGGCAAAATCCTGCAGGCTTTTCTAAACTATGGAAGCTACGGAAAGCAGCAACTTCTTGATTCTGCAACCATTTCGCTTTTCACGGCTCAATACAGCCCAGGAAACCGCCGCGGGCTAGGCTGGGACAAGCCTGAGACCGACACCTCCAAGGCCAATCCAGTTGGTCCAACGCCTTCTCCACAAAGCTATGGACATAGCGGATTCACTGGTACATTGGTATGGGTCGATCCCGTAACCAAACTGGTTTATGTATTTCTCTCCAACAGGGTATACCCCGATGCCGAGAACACCAAGCTGGCAAAGATGAATATCCGAACCGATATTCTTGAAGAGTTAGAGAAAGCGATAAAAAAATAG
- a CDS encoding TetR/AcrR family transcriptional regulator: MVYITHSGENKEKTDAILRVAQERFGLYGFAKTTMREIAAEMDISKASLYYYFPDKESLFKAVIGKEQNDFFELMEYKLTALEQAAEMLMEFSNVRLAYFKSFLNLSKLRVSEFPNFNIQLGYLSQGLEARELEIVTKIMEKGKAAGEFFISDCLSTAQLYLDLFRGLRIVMLKRKEPVNISQEDYDVMEKHMSEFVNIFITGISNLK, from the coding sequence ATGGTTTACATTACTCATAGTGGTGAGAATAAAGAAAAGACTGATGCAATTCTTAGAGTTGCACAGGAACGCTTTGGGCTTTATGGGTTCGCCAAAACCACCATGCGTGAGATTGCCGCTGAAATGGACATCTCAAAGGCATCGCTCTACTATTACTTTCCCGATAAAGAGAGCCTTTTTAAAGCGGTAATAGGGAAAGAACAGAATGACTTTTTTGAATTAATGGAGTATAAGCTTACAGCTCTTGAGCAGGCTGCTGAAATGTTAATGGAGTTTTCAAATGTACGTTTGGCCTATTTTAAGAGTTTTTTGAACTTGAGCAAACTTCGTGTGAGTGAGTTTCCCAATTTTAATATTCAATTAGGTTACTTGTCGCAGGGGTTGGAAGCACGTGAACTTGAGATTGTGACGAAAATAATGGAAAAAGGTAAAGCTGCTGGAGAATTTTTCATTTCCGATTGTTTAAGTACGGCACAGCTCTATCTTGACCTTTTTAGGGGCTTAAGAATCGTTATGCTTAAACGCAAGGAGCCTGTCAATATTTCGCAGGAAGATTACGATGTAATGGAGAAGCATATGAGTGAGTTTGTAAATATTTTTATCACTGGGATATCAAACTTGAAATAA